The genome window TGCTAAAGAACTTGGTATTTTCACATTACAAACAGGTGTTTTCGGAGGTATAGTAACAGGTATTACTTCTGCACTAATCACTAATAAATTTTCAGACAAAAAATTACCAGATTATTTAGCATTCTTTAGTGGGAATAGATTAATACCAGTTATTACTATATTAATATTCATACCTATAGCCGCAATTATTCCATTTATTTGGCCAACTATATTTCTTTTAATAGTTAAGGCAGGAGAATTATTTGCTGCAACAGGTGCAATAGGTACATTCTTCTATGGTTCTACTATGAGATTATTGAATATTTTTGGATTACATCATGCAATATATCCATTATTCTGGTATACACAACTTGGAGGATATGAGGAAGTTGCTGGAGTTATGGTTTCTGGAGGACAAAATATATTCTTTGCACAACTTGCTGATCCAACTATACAACACTTTAGTGCTGCTGCAACAAAAACTATGACAGGTGGATTCTTACCTATGATGTTTGGATTACCTGCTGCTGCACTTGCTATGTATCATACTGCACAAGATAAAAACAAAGCATTAATTAAAGGTATACTATTATCAGCAGCATTAACATCATTTTTAACTGGTATTACTGAACCAATTGAATTTACTTTCCTATTTGTTGCACCAGTACTTTATGTAATACATGCTTTACTTGAAGGTTTAGCATATTTCTTAATGTATGTTTTAAATGTTGCAGTTGGTATTACATTCTCACGTGGAATTATTGATTTCACATTCTTTGGATTATTACAAGGTCCAGCTAAAACATCTTATCAATGGATATTAATTTTAGGACCTATTTACTCTGCTATTTACTACTTCATATTTAAATATGTAATAATTAAATTTAACTTTGCTACTCCAGGTAGAGAGGGTGGAGAAAATAAGCTATACTCAAGAGCTGATTATAACACAACAAAAGAAGATAACTTTATAATAGATGAAATAGTTAATAATCTTGGTGGTATAGAAAATATAGAACACATAGATGCTTGTATTACAAGACTTAGGGTTACTGTAAAAGAACCTGAAAAGGTTAGTGATGATGAAATATGGAAAACACTAAAAGCTAAAGGGGTAATAAGATCTGGAAATGGTATACAGTTAATATATGGTACTCAAGCAGATATTTATAAAAATAAGATTAGAAATAAATACAAAATATAATTGATATGAGTTGTGGATTTTCCACAACTTTTTATTTTCTCTTTTCTTTACTTTAATTAGTGTTTTTGATATAATTAATGTATAAATGATAAAAGAAAGGTATATAATATGAAAAAGAAAATATTGCTAGAAAACTTTAACGAGATTAAACAAGTAAAACAAATTTCTACTATACTTTTAGGTCTTCCAGAAATAGAAGATTTAGAAGCAGATTTAGATGATAATTCTATAACACTTTCTTTAAATAATTTTACATCAAATGAAATGATTAAATACTTTATAAAATCAGCTAATTTTAATGTAGTTGATATTATAGATATGGAATAAATATGGTTTATGCGTATTATATAGAAGAAGAAAAAAAATCTGGTATAGTAAAAACATGGAATGAATGTCAAAGTTTAACAAAAGGTAAAAATGCTAGATTTAAAAAGTTTGACAATGAAAATGAAGCTAAAAATTGGCTTGATGCTGGTGCTTTATACACTCCCAAATCAAAATCAACATCTGAATTACAAAAAGATGCTATATACTTTGACTCTGGTACTGGTAGAAATACTATAGTTGAAGTAAAAGTATCCGATGTTTATGGTGATTCACTTCTACCTTTCATAATGCCACATGAAAAAATAAATTCATATGGAAATTACTTTTTAAATAATAATAGAACTAATAATTTTGGAGAATTAACAGGATTATTTATTGCATTAAAATATGCACTGAAATATAATGTAAAAAAAATATGTGGTGATTCTAAATTAATTATAGATTTTTGGTCATTGGGAAGATATAAAGAAGAAAATATTGATATAGATACTATAAAATTAATTGAAAAAGTAGTTACATTAAGAAAAGAATTTGAAAATATTGGTGGAGAAATATTATATGTTTCAGGAGATATTAATCCAGCTGATCTTGGATTCCACAAATAAGAAAGGAATAATAATGGAAAATATTACTTTAGATGATTTAGGTAATTTTACTCTTACAAATCTAAGAAAACTCGCAAAAGAACATAAAATAGAGGGATATTCTACTATTCCTAAAATGGAATTATTAAATAGATTATGCTATAGCATCGCTACAGAAGAGGGATTAATATATTCATACGGAGAACTAGATATAATTAATGAAACATATGGTTTTTTAAGAAATACACCTCAAAATACTGATGTGTATGTATCTAATTCACAAATTAAAAAATTTGGTTTAAGACAAGGTGATGTAATAGTTGGTGAAGTAAGAAAACCACTAAATGATGAAAAAAACTTTGGATTATTAAAACTTATATATGTTAATGGAGAAAAAGGAGAACTTAGTCGTCAAAGACCTATTTTTGATGATTTAATA of Streptobacillus ratti contains these proteins:
- a CDS encoding PTS transporter subunit EIIC — protein: MKNNFFSVLQKIGRAFMLPIAVLPMAGILLGIGGSFTNPVLIKTYNLTFLAPGTPINYLMQLFFNIGLFVFANLPLLFAVGVAIGMANKNKETAALSAVLGFLLFHTIINTILTFKGISPDKVTFDALLATGLSESAARGTAALYAKELGIFTLQTGVFGGIVTGITSALITNKFSDKKLPDYLAFFSGNRLIPVITILIFIPIAAIIPFIWPTIFLLIVKAGELFAATGAIGTFFYGSTMRLLNIFGLHHAIYPLFWYTQLGGYEEVAGVMVSGGQNIFFAQLADPTIQHFSAAATKTMTGGFLPMMFGLPAAALAMYHTAQDKNKALIKGILLSAALTSFLTGITEPIEFTFLFVAPVLYVIHALLEGLAYFLMYVLNVAVGITFSRGIIDFTFFGLLQGPAKTSYQWILILGPIYSAIYYFIFKYVIIKFNFATPGREGGENKLYSRADYNTTKEDNFIIDEIVNNLGGIENIEHIDACITRLRVTVKEPEKVSDDEIWKTLKAKGVIRSGNGIQLIYGTQADIYKNKIRNKYKI
- a CDS encoding ribonuclease H family protein translates to MVYAYYIEEEKKSGIVKTWNECQSLTKGKNARFKKFDNENEAKNWLDAGALYTPKSKSTSELQKDAIYFDSGTGRNTIVEVKVSDVYGDSLLPFIMPHEKINSYGNYFLNNNRTNNFGELTGLFIALKYALKYNVKKICGDSKLIIDFWSLGRYKEENIDIDTIKLIEKVVTLRKEFENIGGEILYVSGDINPADLGFHK